One Chitinophagaceae bacterium C216 genomic window carries:
- the lig gene encoding DNA ligase translates to MKHFAALIQALEVSNKTNDKLDAIVAYLSVAPDEDKLWLIALFTGRRPKRPVKTTLMRQWALELSELPEWLFLECYSNVGDLGETISLILPKPQQRIDKSLSQWMQELLQLASKSEEEKKTFVLTAWNGLDYNERFIFNKLIGGGFRIGVSSKLLVNALSKFTGVDSNTIMHSIMGQWRPEEADYTDLIAGKHINADHSKPYPFCLAYPMDKPVEELGNPQEWQAEWKWDGIRGQMIKRGNELFIWSRGEELVTDQFPDLQLIASYLPDGTVIDGEILAYKDGQVLNFNHLQKRLNRKVISKKLQEEVPVGFYAYDLLEVNGTDIRERSLIERRQLLEQIITSVPLQNIKISPVVGFANWIELAALREQARQVNSEGLMLKAKGSIYHTGRKKGDWWKWKINPLSIDAVLIYGQKGSGRRSGFYTDYTFAVKSGERLVTIAKAYSGLTDQEIKEVDRFIKNNSVEKFGPVRTVKPELVFEIGFEGIARSNRHKSGVALRFPRILRWRKDKTVKDVNTLEEVQALLAQYG, encoded by the coding sequence ATGAAACATTTTGCCGCATTGATACAAGCATTGGAAGTTAGCAATAAGACCAACGATAAGTTGGATGCTATCGTCGCATATCTCTCAGTAGCACCGGATGAGGATAAGCTTTGGTTGATAGCCTTATTTACAGGACGTCGCCCTAAACGACCTGTAAAAACTACGCTGATGCGACAATGGGCGCTGGAGCTTTCGGAACTTCCTGAGTGGCTGTTTCTGGAATGTTACAGTAATGTGGGAGATTTAGGTGAAACCATTAGCCTAATATTGCCTAAGCCTCAACAACGTATTGACAAAAGCTTGTCACAATGGATGCAAGAGTTGCTACAGCTGGCTTCCAAAAGCGAAGAAGAAAAGAAAACTTTTGTACTTACAGCTTGGAACGGGCTGGATTATAATGAGCGTTTTATTTTTAATAAACTCATTGGCGGCGGATTTCGTATTGGTGTATCGTCCAAATTATTGGTCAATGCGCTTTCGAAGTTTACAGGGGTAGATAGCAATACCATTATGCATAGTATTATGGGGCAATGGCGTCCAGAGGAAGCCGATTATACCGATCTCATTGCCGGTAAGCATATTAATGCCGATCACTCCAAGCCGTACCCCTTTTGTCTAGCCTATCCCATGGATAAGCCTGTGGAGGAGCTGGGAAACCCTCAGGAGTGGCAAGCCGAATGGAAATGGGATGGTATCAGAGGCCAGATGATTAAGCGGGGCAATGAGTTGTTTATATGGAGTCGGGGAGAGGAATTGGTCACCGATCAGTTTCCCGATTTACAACTTATAGCATCGTACCTGCCCGACGGTACGGTTATAGACGGTGAAATTCTAGCCTATAAAGATGGACAGGTACTGAATTTTAACCATCTGCAGAAGCGATTAAATAGAAAAGTTATTTCCAAAAAATTACAGGAAGAAGTGCCAGTAGGTTTTTATGCTTACGATCTTCTGGAAGTGAACGGCACTGATATTCGAGAAAGAAGCCTTATCGAAAGAAGACAACTATTAGAGCAAATAATTACTTCTGTTCCTTTACAGAATATAAAAATATCTCCGGTTGTAGGGTTTGCCAACTGGATCGAATTGGCAGCCTTAAGGGAACAGGCACGGCAGGTAAATAGCGAGGGGCTAATGTTAAAAGCAAAAGGCTCTATTTATCATACCGGACGTAAAAAAGGCGATTGGTGGAAGTGGAAAATAAACCCTTTATCTATCGATGCCGTTTTGATTTACGGGCAGAAGGGGAGTGGCCGCAGGAGTGGTTTTTATACCGATTATACTTTTGCTGTAAAATCGGGAGAACGGCTGGTTACCATTGCTAAAGCGTATTCAGGTCTTACCGATCAGGAAATAAAAGAGGTCGATCGTTTTATAAAAAACAACTCGGTAGAAAAATTCGGTCCTGTGCGAACCGTAAAGCCCGAGTTGGTGTTCGAAATAGGATTCGAAGGTATTGCTCGAAGCAACCGTCATAAGTCGGGCGTGGCGCTGCGTTTTCCGCGTATTTTACGCTGGCGTAAAGATAAAACCGTCAAGGATGTCAATACTTTGGAAGAGGTGCAGGCTCTGTTGGCGCAATATGGATGA
- the rmlD_1 gene encoding dTDP-4-dehydrorhamnose reductase, whose protein sequence is MKILVTGSNGFVGSHVVAALLKEGHEVFASSRTGDASSFNKQYPTYRFIQVDFTDPFSLHDAFEFVQPEVVVHCGAMSKPDECELNQADAYDVNVYGTLQLLLNAETYQSFFVHLSTDFIFDGEKGMYTEDDPANPISYYGRTKKEAEDAVAEYKFDKAIVRTSFVYGKPLYGRDSFIGLIAKKLKNNEPFKVVNDQQRTPTHGEDLAKGIRTIINKRACGVYNLAGKDLLTPYEMALATAAYLNISAHQLTPVTRATFQEKALRPLNGGLNIAKAQRELDYHPMSFAEGLEKTLAE, encoded by the coding sequence GTGAAGATACTTGTAACAGGCTCTAATGGATTTGTAGGCAGTCATGTTGTAGCTGCTTTGCTGAAAGAAGGACACGAAGTATTTGCCTCCTCTCGCACAGGAGATGCCTCCTCCTTCAATAAACAGTATCCAACCTATCGCTTTATACAGGTGGACTTTACCGATCCATTCTCCCTACACGACGCCTTTGAATTCGTACAACCTGAGGTGGTAGTACATTGTGGGGCTATGAGCAAACCCGATGAATGTGAACTGAATCAGGCTGATGCATACGACGTGAATGTATACGGCACATTGCAATTATTGCTAAATGCAGAAACCTATCAGTCCTTCTTCGTACACCTATCTACTGATTTCATATTCGACGGTGAGAAAGGAATGTATACCGAAGATGACCCTGCCAATCCCATCAGCTACTATGGTCGAACAAAGAAAGAAGCAGAGGACGCCGTTGCTGAATATAAATTCGATAAAGCTATTGTAAGAACTAGTTTTGTATATGGCAAACCTCTTTACGGGCGGGATAGTTTTATTGGACTGATAGCAAAAAAACTGAAAAATAATGAACCCTTTAAAGTGGTAAATGATCAGCAACGCACACCGACCCATGGCGAAGACTTAGCAAAAGGCATTAGAACCATCATTAACAAGCGCGCCTGTGGTGTATATAATCTGGCAGGAAAGGACCTGCTTACACCTTATGAAATGGCCCTTGCCACAGCAGCATATTTAAATATTTCGGCACACCAACTGACACCTGTAACCCGAGCAACATTTCAGGAAAAGGCGCTGCGTCCTCTAAATGGAGGCTTAAATATTGCAAAAGCACAAAGAGAGCTAGATTATCATCCTATGAGTTTTGCAGAGGGACTCGAAAAAACACTGGCTGAATAA
- the sigA gene encoding RNA polymerase sigma factor SigA produces the protein MRQLKIATQITNRDSQAVEKYLQEISKISMITPEEETVLAQRIKMGDQRALDKLVQANLRFVVSVAKQYQHQGLSLSDLINEGNLGLIKAAQRFDETKGFKFISYAVWWIRQSILQALAEQGRLVRLPQNKIGTYNKANKAYMAFEQEHEREPSTEELSELLEMSETEINNIFQSNTRHTSLDAPVHEAEDVAMGDLLEGGSNTDEDVMKDSLRNEIRRVLKSLSPREAEIVNAYFGLDGENGVTIEQIGQKYDLTKERIRQIKERAIKRLQKARYSSALKAYLG, from the coding sequence ATGCGTCAGCTAAAAATTGCTACACAGATTACTAACAGAGACTCACAGGCAGTGGAAAAATACCTGCAAGAGATCTCTAAAATTTCAATGATTACACCCGAAGAAGAGACCGTACTCGCCCAGCGTATCAAAATGGGTGATCAACGTGCTTTAGACAAGCTCGTTCAGGCCAACCTTCGTTTCGTGGTTTCTGTGGCAAAACAATATCAGCACCAAGGATTGTCGCTTAGCGACCTCATCAATGAGGGCAACCTTGGTTTGATTAAAGCAGCCCAACGTTTTGATGAAACCAAAGGGTTTAAGTTTATTTCTTATGCCGTATGGTGGATTCGTCAGAGCATCTTACAAGCTTTGGCCGAACAAGGACGTCTGGTACGCTTACCACAGAACAAAATTGGCACTTACAACAAAGCCAACAAGGCCTACATGGCATTTGAGCAAGAGCATGAAAGAGAACCTTCTACCGAAGAGCTTTCGGAACTGCTGGAGATGAGTGAAACCGAAATCAATAACATCTTCCAAAGCAACACCCGTCACACTTCACTAGACGCTCCGGTACATGAAGCGGAAGATGTGGCTATGGGAGATCTGCTGGAAGGAGGTTCTAATACCGACGAAGATGTGATGAAAGATTCACTGCGCAACGAAATCCGTCGCGTGCTGAAATCTCTCTCTCCACGTGAAGCTGAAATTGTAAATGCCTATTTTGGTCTTGATGGTGAAAACGGTGTAACCATTGAACAAATCGGTCAGAAATACGACTTAACGAAAGAACGCATTCGTCAGATAAAAGAACGTGCGATTAAACGCCTTCAGAAGGCGAGATATAGTAGCGCTCTAAAAGCCTACTTAGGTTAA